In one Nicotiana tomentosiformis chromosome 6, ASM39032v3, whole genome shotgun sequence genomic region, the following are encoded:
- the LOC104119337 gene encoding GDP-mannose transporter GONST3-like: MSKDVENPKDEDSRASLDASSLSQSFQSTWYSGLLEQASVYGIAAGYCLSASLLSIINKWAIMKFPYPGALTALQYFTSAAGVLVCGWLNLIEHDKLDLLTMWRFLPAAIIFYLSLFTNSELLLHANVDTFIVFRSAVPIFVAIGETLYLHQPWPTIKMWLSLGTIFAGSVLYVSTDYQFTLTAYSWALAYLVSMSIDFVYIKHVVMTIGLNTWGLVLYNNLEALLLFPIELLIMGELKKIKREIDDESDWHSFQVVLPVALSCLFGLAISFFGFSCRRTISATGFTVLGIVNKLLTVVINLVIWDKHSKLIGTLGLLICMSGGIMYQQSTSNKPKGMKDVNPQVADEEEQHKLLEMQSNMQGSDNQKQGT, from the coding sequence ATGTCAAAAGATGTGGAAAATCCCAAAGATGAAGATTCCAGGGCATCTTTGGATGCTTCTTCCCTGTCACAGAGTTTTCAATCAACTTGGTATAGTGGCTTACTTGAGCAAGCATCGGTTTATGGCATAGCTGCTGGGTACTGTCTTTCAGCATCATTGCTCTCCATCATTAACAAGTGGGCCATAATGAAATTTCCGTACCCGGGAGCACTAACTGCATTGCAGTACTTCACAAGTGCAGCTGGAGTTCTTGTGTGCGGATGGCTTAATCTTATCGAGCATGATAAACTTGATCTTCTAACAATGTGGAGGTTCCTACCTGCAGCAATTATATTCTACCTGTCTCTTTTCACAAACAGTGAGCTTCTCCTCCACGCCAATGTTGATACATTTATTGTCTTCAGATCAGCAGTCCCCATCTTTGTTGCGATAGGAGAGACCCTCTACTTGCACCAGCCGTGGCCAACAATAAAAATGTGGTTGTCACTTGGTACAATTTTCGCTGGTAGCGTGCTCTATGTCAGTACAGATTACCAGTTCACTCTTACAGCTTATAGCTGGGCCTTGGCCTATTTAGTGAGCATGTCTATTGATTTTGTTTACATCAAGCACGTGGTTATGACAATTGGTCTAAACACATGGGGTCTTGTGCTGTACAACAATCTTGAGGCATTGCTTCTCTTTCCTATAGAGTTACTTATAATGGGTGAATTGAAGAAGATTAAACGTGAAATTGACGACGAGTCTGATTGGCATAGCTTTCAAGTGGTGTTACCAGTAGCCCTGTCATGTTTATTTGGTTTAGCAATATCCTTCTTTGGATTTTCTTGCCGTAGAACAATCTCTGCAACAGGATTTACTGTTCTTGGCATTGTAAACAAACTTTTGACAGTGGTGATAAATCTAGTTATATGGGATAAACACTCCAAACTTATCGGAACACTGGGGCTGTTGATCTGCATGTCTGGTGGCATTATGTACCAGCAGTCCACAAGCAACAAGCCCAAGGGCATGAAAGATGTAAATCCACAAGTAGCTGATGAGGAGGAGCAACACAAGCTGCTTGAAATGCAAAGCAACATGCAGGGCAGTGACAATCAGAAGCAAGGTACATAA